From one Lotus japonicus ecotype B-129 chromosome 3, LjGifu_v1.2 genomic stretch:
- the LOC130746273 gene encoding aspartyl protease family protein 2-like, translating into MEEKVQNSFLFFLLVIFLTVFTASSDSFPSLIWPESEPLEFDPESSNTLTLPLHHVDVLFFNKTSEELFYLMLQRDAARVKAFTSKAAGEESNKTQLRFPRSRKGFRSPIISGFPHGTGAYYTRIGIGTPPRYVNLFLDTGSDVIWLQCKPCKICYNQTDEIFDPEKSTSFDEISCNSSLCQLQDQPGCNQKNQCQYQVTYGDGSGTSGDLSTETLTVGKTRLQRITFGCGHDNEGDFGGTAGLMGIGGGSLSFLGQVGTRFNKKFSYCLVDRSHSQKPSSIIFGDSAIPRTARFTPLLKNPNPRLNGFYYVELLGISVDGIPVRGISPSLFRFDQYGNGGVIIDSGTTVTQLIKPAYLAFRNAFRVAAAHLKRGPETESFDTCYDLSGLREAKVPTVVLHFRDVDVSLPAKNVLATLKTNKTGPSCFAFAQWGGPFSIIGNIQQQGIRIAYDLAGSRVGFAPRECV; encoded by the coding sequence atggaagagaaagttCAAAACTCCTTTCTCTTTTTCCTATTAGTTATATTCCTCACTGTCTTTACTGCTTCATCAGACTCATTTCCCTCACTCATATGGCCTGAATCCGAACCCTTAGAGTTCGACCCGGAATCCTCCAACACCCTAACTCTTCCCCTCCACCATGTAGACGTTCTCTTCTTTAACAAAACCTCAGAGGAGCTCTTCTACCTCATGCTTCAAAGAGACGCTGCCAGGGTCAAAGCCTTCACTTCCAAAGCTGCAGGAGAAGAATCCAATAAGACCCAACTAAGATTTCCTAGATCCAGGAAGGGTTTCAGAAGCCCAATTATCTCGGGTTTCCCACATGGAACCGGCGCGTACTACACACGCATTGGCATTGGCACTCCCCCAAGGTACGTGAATCTATTTCTTGACACTGGAAGCGACGTCATTTGGCTCCAGTGCAAGCCTTGCAAGATTTGCTACAATCAGACAGACGAGATTTTTGACCCGGAAAAATCCACCTCCTTCGACGAAATCTCGTGCAACTCCTCCCTTTGCCAACTACAAGACCAGCCGGGATGCAACCAGAAAAATCAATGCCAATACCAAGTCACCTACGGCGATGGTTCCGGCACATCCGGCGATCTTTCCACTGAAACGCTGACGGTTGGAAAAACCCGCCTACAACGTATAACATTCGGCTGCGGCCATGATAATGAGGGTGATTTTGGTGGAACCGCCGGTTTAATGGGTATTGGTGGTGGGAGCCTGTCATTTCTAGGTCAAGTCGGAACTCGGTTTAACAAAAAATTCTCATATTGTTTAGTGGACCGATCCCATTCCCAAAAACCATCTTCCATCATTTTTGGCGATTCGGCTATCCCACGAACCGCGCGATTCACTCCTTTGCTCAAGAACCCGAACCCTCGTCTTAATGGATTCTATTACGTTGAGCTCCTTGGCATCAGTGTGGATGGCATCCCGGTTCGCGGTATTTCACCTTCCCTCTTCCGGTTTGACCAATATGGTAATGGAGGCGTCATCATCGATTCAGGCACAACCGTGACACAACTCATTAAACCGGCTTACTTGGCTTTCAGAAACGCTTTTCGGGTTGCGGCTGCGCATTTGAAGCGAGGGCCCGAGACCGAGTCGTTCGATACTTGTTATGACCTATCAGGGCTCAGAGAGGCAAAGGTTCCCACTGTGGTGCTCCATTTTCGGGATGTTGACGTGTCCTTGCCGGCGAAGAACGTTCTTGCTACGTTGAAAACCAACAAGACCGGACCTTCATGCTTCGCATTCGCTCAATGGGGTGGTCCATTTTCCATAATCGGTAACATCCAACAACAAGGGATCCGCATCGCGTATGACTTGGCTGGATCTCGGGTCGGATTTGCCCCAAGAGAGTGCGTGTGA